TCCTCTGGTAATTGCTCAACATGAATAATCCGTCCTCCCTTCCCGACAGCGACGTCAGCAGCGGCATGAGCCGCGCCGAAGTCAAGGCGAGCGCCTCGCTGGCCTCGATCTTTGCCTTGCGCATGCTCGGCCTGTTCCTGATCCTGCCGGTCTTTTCGGTGCACGCCAAGACTCTGCCCGGCGGCGACAGCGCTGCGCTGGTCGGCCTGGCGATGGGGATCTACGGCCTGGCGCAGTCGTTCGGACAAATCCCGTTCGGCGTCGCCTCGGATAAATACGGCCGTAAGAAAATCATCGTCATCGGCCTGATCTTGTTTGCGCTGGGATCTTTCATTGCCGCCGCCGCCGGCGATATCTACTGGGTCATCATCGGCCGCGCGATACAGGGCGCCGGTGCGATCTCGGCTGCGGTGACCGCCTTCATCGCCGATTCCACCCGTGAAGAGCACCGCACTAAGGCCATGGCCATGGTGGGCGGTTCGATCGGCCTGACTTTCGCCTTGTCGCTGATCATTTCGCCGCTGCTGTATGAATGGATAGGCATGGGCGGCATCTTCGCCATGACCGGCGTGCTGTCATTGGCGGCCATAGTCGTGGTGCTGTGGCTGGTGCCGAGCGTGCCGCTGGTCAAGGCTAAGCGTGTGGCCTGGTCGGAAATCCTGCGCAACGGCGAACTGATGCGCCTCAACTATGGCGTATTCGCGCTGCACATGACGCAGATGGCGATGTTCGTGGTGATGCCGGCGGCGCTGGTCAAATACGCCGACCTGCCGGTCGCTTCGCACTGGAAAATCTATCTGCCGGTGGTGCTGGCGTCTTTTGTCCTGATGCTGCCGCCGGTGTTTGCCGGCGAGAAGCAGGGCAAGATGAAACAAGTGATGGTGGCGGCGGTGGCCTTGTTGTTCATAGTGCAACTCGGCTTGCTGGCGACATTCTCGATGGAAACTATTCGCTGGCAGTGGCTGGTTGTGCTGCTGTTGGGCTTTTTCATCGCCTTCAACGTGCTGGAGGCCAGCCAGCCGTCGCTGGTGTCGCGCATCGCGCCGCCGGCCGCCAAAGGCGCCGCCCTCGGCGTCTATAACACCATGCAGGCGCTGGGCCTGTTCGCCGGCGGCGCCATAGGCGGATTGCTTAAACAGCATGCAGGAGCGCCTTCGGTGTTCATTTTAGGAGGGGTAGCGACCCTGTGCTGGCTTATAATCGCATCCAGCATGAAAAATTTGCCACGCCGCAGCCAGGCGGCCGTTTCAGCGGCAGCATAGATTTCAAGGCATTGTTCAACGCATTTATCAAGATATTCGTAATCAGGAGAGAATCATGGCATCGGTCAATAAAGTCATCATCGTCGGCAATCTCGGCCGCGACCCGGAAACGCGCTACATGCCAAACGGCGAAGCAGTCACCAACATTGCCGTTGCCACCACGGAAAGCTGGAAAGACAAGAACAGCGGCGAGAAAAAAGAATTAACCGAGTGGCACCGCATCACCTTCTACCGCAAGCTGGCGGAAATCGCCGGCCAGTACCTGAAGAAGGGTTCGCAGATCTATGTCGAAGGCCGCCTGCAGACCCGCAAATGGCAAGACAAGGACGGCGCCGAGCGCTACACCACTGAAATCATCGCCGACACCATGCAGATGCTCGGCAGCCGCCAAGGCCAGGGCGGCAGTGCGCCTATGGATGACGGCGGCTACAGCAGCGCGCCGCCGGCACGCCAGAACACCGGCAGCGCACCGGCAGCGGCAGCTTCCCGTCCGGCGCCTGCTTCGCGTCCGGCGCCGAATTTCTCGGATATGGATGACGATATTCCGTTCTAACCGGAACCATTAATTCAGTTGTAAACAAAAGCCGGAAAGTTTGCATGTAATCAATACCTTACATGCGGATTTTCCGGTTTTTTTATTGCCCGAAATTTTACCTGGCAGGAACCACACTGGTTTTGTAAAGTAATGCCTTGGTAGTTATTGTTGTGTAATGGCTACCCTGCTCATTAATGATCAATGCGTGTACCGTCCGCAGAAAATTACGTGGGAGCGGTATCGAGAAAGACGTAGAGCGCAGCGATTTTTTCATCGCGAACGATGACGACATCCCAGCCCGTGTAGTCCGGGGCTTCGCCGCGCGGGCCGGAACCCCAGGCGATGCGCGCGGCGTTGCCGAGAATTTGCGGTTTGCTGTGCGGTGTGTAGACGAAATGCGGATGCGTCGCGCGCAGGTCGCCAGAGAACTTGTCGAGCGCGTCCTGCCCGGCAATGGCGCCCATCGGGGTGTAGACCATGCAGTCTTCGGTGTAAAGCTCTTCGATCGCTGCGCGACGGCGCGTTGCATCGCCTTCGCCGAAGACTTCTTGGAGGTTGCGAAACAGCAGTTCGCTGATACGGTCTGTCATGATACTTCTCCTTCAAATTAAGTTGTGGACCACTTCTGGTCGCAAAGTGTGAAAATTTCGTTTCTGCTCATGTCCTGACACAGGTATGTCTGGACGATGTGAATCACGCCACCGTGTTACTGGGCAAGCGCCAGGGTCTTGGCAATTGCGGCGACCACGGCTGAGCGAGTCGACACGTGGCCATACCAACGCTTCACGCTCGGAAATTTTTCGAGCGAGGCGCCGATTGCCTGATGGCGCCAAATCCAACCGAAATGGGCGATGTCCGCGATGGTGTATTCGTTGCCGGCAACGTACTTGTGATGTTCCAGTACGCGATCAAGCACACCGAGCACCCGGTCGACTTCCGCAAGGGCTCGTTCCTTGGCTTCAGCTTTGGGTGCCGACTGGATGGAGACCAGGAAGGCCTGCAGGAAAGCCGGGCTCAAGCCGGAAGCGTGAAAGAAAAGCTGTTCGAACACCTTTCCGCGGCGGGCTCCTTCGGTTGGCAAAAGTTGCCCGCTCTTCTCCGCGAGGTAGACGAGGATCGCGGCGGACTCGCTGAGTACCACCTTGTCGTCCCCGGACATGGGGATGCGGTCCACCAGTACGGGGACCTTTGCGTTGAGATTCATCTCCTTGAACGCATCGGTTTTCTGCTCGCCTTGGCGCAGGTTGACCGGAACCAGTCGATAGTCGAGTCCCATTTCTTCCAGCGCGATGGGGACTTTGACGCTATTTGGCGTCGCGAATGCAAAAACTTCAATCATGGCAATCTCCTTAAGTTGGGTGGGCAATGGCAGGTATGGCGCGCCGATTGCAAATGCTTCACGACCGACGGCCATCCAGGCTGATGCGGCCACCGCCAAGGGCAATCACGTGCAACAAGCCACCGGCCATCGCGATATTCTTGAAGAAGTGGATGAATTGGTTCTGGTCGGCGAGATGGTTGTGGAAGAACACGGCGGTCGCAAGCGTGAACAAGAACATGACGCCGGCGACGATGCGAGTTTTGTAGCCGAGCAGTAACGTGATGCCACCGACGATTTCGATGAACGCGGCAACGCCTAACGCGATCGCCGGGAGAGGCAAGCCGACCGATTGTATG
The sequence above is a segment of the Collimonas sp. PA-H2 genome. Coding sequences within it:
- a CDS encoding MFS transporter, whose product is MSRAEVKASASLASIFALRMLGLFLILPVFSVHAKTLPGGDSAALVGLAMGIYGLAQSFGQIPFGVASDKYGRKKIIVIGLILFALGSFIAAAAGDIYWVIIGRAIQGAGAISAAVTAFIADSTREEHRTKAMAMVGGSIGLTFALSLIISPLLYEWIGMGGIFAMTGVLSLAAIVVVLWLVPSVPLVKAKRVAWSEILRNGELMRLNYGVFALHMTQMAMFVVMPAALVKYADLPVASHWKIYLPVVLASFVLMLPPVFAGEKQGKMKQVMVAAVALLFIVQLGLLATFSMETIRWQWLVVLLLGFFIAFNVLEASQPSLVSRIAPPAAKGAALGVYNTMQALGLFAGGAIGGLLKQHAGAPSVFILGGVATLCWLIIASSMKNLPRRSQAAVSAAA
- the ssb gene encoding single-stranded DNA-binding protein; the protein is MASVNKVIIVGNLGRDPETRYMPNGEAVTNIAVATTESWKDKNSGEKKELTEWHRITFYRKLAEIAGQYLKKGSQIYVEGRLQTRKWQDKDGAERYTTEIIADTMQMLGSRQGQGGSAPMDDGGYSSAPPARQNTGSAPAAAASRPAPASRPAPNFSDMDDDIPF
- a CDS encoding nuclear transport factor 2 family protein, encoding MTDRISELLFRNLQEVFGEGDATRRRAAIEELYTEDCMVYTPMGAIAGQDALDKFSGDLRATHPHFVYTPHSKPQILGNAARIAWGSGPRGEAPDYTGWDVVIVRDEKIAALYVFLDTAPT
- a CDS encoding glutathione S-transferase family protein, yielding MIEVFAFATPNSVKVPIALEEMGLDYRLVPVNLRQGEQKTDAFKEMNLNAKVPVLVDRIPMSGDDKVVLSESAAILVYLAEKSGQLLPTEGARRGKVFEQLFFHASGLSPAFLQAFLVSIQSAPKAEAKERALAEVDRVLGVLDRVLEHHKYVAGNEYTIADIAHFGWIWRHQAIGASLEKFPSVKRWYGHVSTRSAVVAAIAKTLALAQ
- a CDS encoding DoxX family protein gives rise to the protein MNTQVNAKAEGFALSNPSALNGIVPAIGRLMISTIFILSGLSKIAAPAMTIGYIQSVGLPLPAIALGVAAFIEIVGGITLLLGYKTRIVAGVMFLFTLATAVFFHNHLADQNQFIHFFKNIAMAGGLLHVIALGGGRISLDGRRS